The following coding sequences are from one Myxococcus guangdongensis window:
- a CDS encoding 16S rRNA (uracil(1498)-N(3))-methyltransferase, protein MNLLLLLDEDFLPDGTARLTGRRAQHAREVLRAEPGESLRVGRLGGLTGTGEVLENSAGVLHLRVSLTEPPPPRAGIDLLLAIPRPKALKKVLPAVASLGVDRIVLVNAARVEKSYFDSKVLDGAFVRELLLQGLEQARDTHLPEVLVRERFRPFVEDELDSVFPTSAVRLLPHPPATQPLRQVAAAPGQRSVLAIGPDGGWVSFEAQLLESHGFRPFSLGPRILRVETAVPVLVGQVALLAEDTAPRHDAGGT, encoded by the coding sequence GTGAACCTGCTGCTGCTCTTGGACGAGGACTTCCTGCCGGACGGCACCGCCCGGCTCACCGGCCGCCGCGCCCAACACGCCCGGGAGGTGCTGCGCGCCGAGCCTGGGGAATCCCTGCGCGTGGGACGCCTGGGCGGGCTGACGGGCACGGGAGAGGTGCTGGAGAACAGCGCCGGCGTCCTCCACCTGCGCGTGTCCCTCACCGAGCCGCCACCGCCCCGTGCGGGCATCGACCTGCTGCTCGCCATCCCCCGGCCCAAGGCCCTCAAGAAGGTCCTCCCGGCCGTGGCCTCGCTGGGCGTGGACCGCATCGTCCTGGTCAACGCCGCCCGCGTGGAGAAGAGCTACTTCGACTCCAAGGTGCTCGACGGCGCGTTCGTGCGGGAGCTGCTCCTCCAGGGCCTGGAACAGGCGCGCGACACCCACCTCCCGGAGGTCCTCGTCCGCGAGCGCTTCCGCCCCTTCGTCGAGGACGAGCTCGACAGCGTCTTCCCCACCAGCGCCGTCCGCCTGCTCCCCCACCCTCCGGCGACCCAGCCCCTGCGCCAGGTGGCCGCGGCCCCCGGCCAACGCTCCGTGCTCGCCATCGGCCCCGACGGAGGTTGGGTGTCGTTCGAGGCCCAATTGTTGGAATCCCACGGCTTCCGCCCGTTCTCGCTCGGGCCCCGGATTCTCCGCGTGGAGACGGCGGTTCCCGTGCTCGTCGGGCAAGTAGCCCTTCTCGCGGAAGACACTGCTCCGCGTCACGATGCAGGTGGCACTTGA
- a CDS encoding tRNA-uridine aminocarboxypropyltransferase encodes MRSLCLRCHRPESACYCSQLPPRLDTRTRVVFLQHPRERRVAIGTARMAHLALANSEIHQGVDFTGHARLEELAKDPDSVAVLFPGEDAISVEDARARPPKTLIVVDGTWPQAKKVVSRNPVLAGLPRIGFVPRRPSNYRIRAEPADHCVSTIEAVVEILGLLEGQPEKFDTMLRAFEYMVDTQLGRQSTRTSPNRRRIHYGPWRPPFELRSLAQAFENLVVFYGEANAHPTGADIPAELVHMVACRPASGERFEAIIAPERPLARSTTLHVELSEEVLRAGESRAAALARFEQFLRPEDELAVWTTFALDLLWEGGVARRSARNVRLATARALEGKAGGVEHAMELLSGPDVPRWAPGRAGTRIRALESVLRVLVERGQASEPMKRVKQRTGTEG; translated from the coding sequence GTGCGTTCCCTTTGTCTTCGCTGCCATCGCCCCGAGAGCGCTTGCTACTGCTCGCAACTGCCGCCCCGGCTGGACACGCGCACCCGCGTCGTCTTCCTCCAGCACCCCCGTGAGCGCCGGGTGGCCATCGGCACCGCGCGCATGGCGCACCTGGCGCTGGCCAACTCCGAGATTCATCAGGGCGTCGACTTCACGGGCCATGCCCGGCTGGAGGAGCTGGCGAAGGACCCGGACTCCGTCGCGGTGCTCTTCCCGGGGGAGGACGCCATCTCCGTGGAGGATGCGCGCGCGCGTCCGCCGAAGACGCTCATCGTCGTGGACGGGACGTGGCCGCAGGCGAAGAAGGTCGTGTCGCGCAACCCGGTGCTCGCGGGACTGCCGCGCATCGGCTTCGTGCCTCGGCGTCCGAGCAACTACCGCATCCGCGCGGAGCCGGCGGACCACTGTGTGTCCACCATCGAGGCGGTGGTGGAGATCCTCGGGCTGCTCGAGGGCCAGCCGGAGAAGTTCGACACGATGCTGCGCGCGTTCGAGTACATGGTCGACACGCAGCTGGGGCGTCAGTCGACGCGGACCTCGCCGAATCGTCGCCGCATCCACTACGGCCCGTGGCGTCCGCCGTTCGAGCTGCGCTCGCTGGCGCAGGCCTTCGAGAACCTGGTGGTGTTCTACGGCGAGGCCAACGCGCACCCGACGGGCGCGGACATCCCGGCGGAGTTGGTGCACATGGTCGCGTGCCGCCCTGCTTCAGGAGAGCGCTTCGAGGCCATCATCGCGCCGGAGCGGCCACTGGCTCGCAGCACGACGCTGCACGTGGAGCTGTCGGAAGAGGTGCTGCGCGCGGGCGAGTCTCGGGCCGCGGCGCTGGCTCGGTTCGAGCAATTCCTGCGGCCGGAGGATGAGCTGGCGGTGTGGACGACGTTCGCGCTCGACCTGCTGTGGGAGGGCGGGGTGGCGCGCAGGTCCGCGAGGAACGTGCGGTTGGCCACTGCGCGCGCGCTGGAGGGCAAGGCGGGCGGAGTGGAGCACGCGATGGAGTTGCTCTCGGGGCCAGATGTGCCGCGCTGGGCTCCGGGTCGCGCGGGGACACGCATCCGCGCGCTGGAGTCGGTGCTGCGCGTGCTGGTGGAGCGAGGCCAGGCGAGCGAGCCGATGAAGCGGGTGAAGCAGCGCACCGGCACCGAGGGCTGA
- a CDS encoding FecR domain-containing protein, giving the protein MAHPEAGVLWSLAADELTAEDSARIRAHLSECPACTGQWEQVRASRAMLHEARQVEPVVRWDAVGTALRAKAAASMEAKHARWPWARTDAVASTGAQHARWPWALTLAGACAVALALFLVSTSATRGTPSSEVLAGKASTSDEALAGRTTGSAGTGQELAGQTRATGEALTGPTGDALAELTTSSESAVESLAMDGNPAWAESVPGAVLKEQGGQERALRAGMRLRSGVAVKTPAKASAMLRLPDASQVRVSAGSEVELSKAEPSDVHLTVHQGRLSVKASHVERRGFRVDVAGLRVSVVGTVFTVERTALGASVAVSEGRVRVELEGQPARMVSAGERIELLASDKALRQEKLSQPDREALEVFEPPTESSTQDVGTTVPTAANPPSRAQDVLPAVAHAPQAPDAVKSAVATTPVRKTQSKQLVVASLSPSRARNTEPELPDSVAVPPDIEDTPQGEVPAAMAAAEPPPAAVPAPSTPFDPSQDFAPYPAPSVTERMNPPRTPLTRPAAPPQPTKVAEAAPTKKDAHQPKALLSKDADERFLGYARLQLSQRSCENYLAGLEEIADKSPRKKHREQARYLRARCFEQRLQGQDAKHEYRQYLKDFPRGRYVREAGAAILP; this is encoded by the coding sequence ATGGCTCACCCTGAGGCAGGGGTGCTGTGGTCACTGGCGGCCGACGAGCTGACCGCCGAGGACTCCGCGCGCATCCGTGCGCACCTGTCCGAGTGCCCCGCGTGCACGGGTCAGTGGGAGCAGGTCCGCGCAAGCCGCGCGATGTTGCACGAGGCCCGGCAGGTGGAGCCCGTGGTGCGCTGGGACGCGGTCGGCACGGCCCTGCGAGCCAAGGCGGCCGCGAGCATGGAGGCGAAGCACGCGCGATGGCCGTGGGCGCGAACCGACGCGGTCGCGAGCACGGGGGCACAGCACGCGCGATGGCCGTGGGCCCTGACACTCGCGGGGGCGTGTGCGGTGGCGCTCGCGCTCTTCCTCGTCAGTACCTCCGCGACACGGGGGACGCCCTCGAGCGAGGTGCTCGCGGGAAAGGCCTCGACGTCGGACGAGGCGCTCGCGGGACGGACGACCGGGTCCGCGGGCACGGGTCAGGAGCTCGCGGGACAGACGAGAGCAACAGGCGAGGCGCTGACGGGCCCCACGGGCGACGCGCTCGCGGAGCTGACGACCTCTTCGGAGAGCGCGGTGGAGTCGCTCGCGATGGACGGCAACCCCGCGTGGGCCGAAAGCGTTCCGGGAGCGGTGCTCAAGGAACAAGGCGGCCAGGAGCGAGCGCTGCGCGCCGGGATGCGATTGCGCTCGGGCGTCGCGGTGAAGACACCCGCGAAGGCCTCCGCCATGTTGCGCCTGCCGGATGCGAGTCAGGTCCGCGTGTCCGCAGGCTCCGAAGTGGAGCTGTCGAAAGCCGAGCCGAGCGACGTGCACCTCACGGTGCATCAGGGCCGCTTGTCGGTGAAGGCGTCGCACGTGGAGCGCCGCGGCTTCCGGGTGGACGTCGCGGGCCTGCGCGTGTCCGTGGTCGGCACGGTCTTCACCGTGGAGCGCACGGCGCTGGGCGCATCCGTGGCGGTGTCCGAGGGCCGCGTGCGAGTGGAGCTGGAAGGACAGCCCGCGCGCATGGTGAGCGCGGGCGAGCGCATCGAACTGCTCGCCAGCGACAAGGCCCTGAGGCAGGAGAAGCTGTCCCAGCCGGACCGCGAAGCCCTGGAGGTGTTCGAGCCTCCGACGGAGTCCTCGACCCAGGATGTCGGCACCACGGTGCCCACCGCCGCGAACCCTCCGTCACGAGCACAGGACGTGTTGCCCGCGGTGGCCCACGCGCCACAGGCTCCGGACGCGGTGAAGTCCGCCGTCGCGACGACGCCGGTGAGGAAGACGCAGTCGAAGCAGCTCGTGGTCGCGTCGCTATCGCCGTCGCGCGCGAGGAACACCGAGCCCGAGCTGCCTGACTCCGTGGCCGTGCCCCCCGACATCGAGGACACGCCCCAGGGTGAGGTGCCCGCCGCCATGGCCGCCGCCGAACCTCCACCCGCTGCGGTCCCCGCGCCGAGCACACCCTTCGACCCGTCGCAGGACTTCGCACCCTATCCGGCCCCATCGGTGACGGAGCGGATGAACCCACCGCGAACACCGCTGACCCGCCCCGCCGCCCCACCGCAGCCCACGAAGGTCGCGGAGGCCGCGCCCACGAAGAAGGACGCGCACCAGCCCAAGGCGCTGCTGTCGAAGGACGCGGACGAGCGGTTCCTCGGTTACGCGCGGCTCCAGCTCAGCCAGCGCAGCTGCGAGAACTACCTCGCCGGCCTGGAGGAGATCGCCGACAAGAGCCCGCGCAAGAAGCACCGCGAACAGGCGCGATACCTGCGCGCACGCTGCTTCGAACAGCGACTCCAGGGACAGGACGCGAAGCATGAGTATCGTCAGTACCTGAAGGACTTCCCGCGAGGCCGCTACGTACGTGAGGCGGGCGCGGCCATCCTGCCGTAG
- a CDS encoding RNA polymerase sigma factor: protein MIFRDAQALATAASPEERPGPGPAIPPTSDEPQLRLLVGRLQDGDLTAFERLYELTKVDAARTLRHLVGNRVDVEDLLQETYLRLLTAVKGYRGESRFRTFFYRVCSNVALSHLRWKRRRPEDSVAEPPECESTGEDPEAAAQRRQAARLVELALERLKPKKRIVFVYYELCGMSPDEIAEAVGSSPNTVRSRLHHARLEFNEAMQRLLATRRPGGPYGSP from the coding sequence GTGATTTTCCGTGATGCCCAGGCACTGGCGACCGCGGCCTCGCCCGAGGAGCGTCCTGGGCCGGGTCCGGCCATACCTCCCACGTCGGATGAGCCGCAGCTGCGGCTGCTCGTGGGCCGGCTCCAGGACGGGGACCTCACCGCCTTCGAGCGTCTCTATGAGCTGACGAAGGTGGACGCGGCGCGCACCTTGCGGCACCTGGTGGGCAATCGCGTGGACGTGGAGGACCTGCTCCAGGAGACGTACTTGCGGCTGCTCACGGCGGTGAAGGGCTATCGGGGCGAGTCGCGGTTCCGGACGTTCTTCTATCGGGTGTGCTCGAACGTGGCGCTGTCGCATCTGCGGTGGAAGCGAAGGCGGCCGGAGGACTCGGTCGCGGAGCCTCCGGAGTGTGAGTCGACGGGCGAGGACCCGGAGGCCGCGGCGCAGCGCAGGCAGGCGGCCCGGCTGGTGGAGCTGGCGCTGGAGCGGCTCAAGCCGAAGAAGCGAATCGTCTTCGTGTACTACGAGCTGTGCGGAATGAGCCCGGACGAAATCGCCGAGGCCGTGGGAAGCTCTCCCAACACCGTCCGCAGCCGCCTGCATCACGCGAGATTGGAGTTCAACGAGGCCATGCAGCGACTGCTCGCCACCCGCCGCCCTGGAGGCCCGTATGGCTCACCCTGA
- a CDS encoding DUF7107 domain-containing protein, with translation MRHNPPRRLLAPLLVLFAFLQGCIIHEPDDSWMDDEDVCYCSTSADCDGGQYCIGGICRDTGPGTQRCSSSLECPGTQICLDNVCAQPCVRNGECPSGRCEGGFCTPSPTPRPDAGSDGGIPRPDGGTRPDGGPRPDGGIDGGPATDAGPGPTCWVNADCGAGNYCINNQCVRGCSTDAQCFGDEACISGVCRPRPPDPNACRSARDCSDGKDCVDGQCRAQCESTTQCPEDFSCQIGYCLPIPHGGECRANCDCPSGQVCTNGQCRSPQPEPGQTCMANCDCPSGQVCTSGYCRAPTPPPPPPDAGPGPYCSANCDCPSGQVCTNGACRAPTPPPPDAGTSNVCRANCECPENHACTDGVCKPVNRGSGKACVANCECPAGERCVENACWL, from the coding sequence ATGAGGCACAACCCCCCGCGACGCCTGCTGGCGCCGCTGCTCGTGCTGTTCGCCTTCCTCCAAGGCTGCATCATCCACGAGCCCGATGACAGTTGGATGGACGACGAGGACGTCTGCTACTGCTCCACCAGCGCCGACTGTGACGGCGGCCAGTACTGCATCGGGGGCATCTGTCGCGACACCGGCCCCGGCACCCAGCGGTGTTCCTCCTCGCTCGAGTGTCCCGGCACGCAGATCTGCCTCGACAACGTCTGTGCCCAGCCCTGTGTCCGCAACGGCGAGTGCCCCAGCGGCCGCTGCGAGGGTGGCTTCTGCACGCCTTCCCCCACGCCGCGCCCCGACGCGGGGAGCGACGGCGGGATTCCTCGTCCGGATGGCGGGACGCGCCCCGACGGCGGTCCTCGCCCCGATGGCGGCATCGACGGCGGCCCCGCGACGGACGCGGGCCCCGGCCCCACGTGCTGGGTGAACGCGGATTGCGGCGCGGGCAACTACTGCATCAACAACCAGTGCGTGCGCGGCTGCTCGACGGACGCGCAGTGCTTCGGCGACGAGGCGTGCATCTCCGGCGTGTGCCGCCCGCGTCCGCCGGACCCGAACGCGTGCCGCTCGGCGCGTGATTGCTCGGACGGCAAGGACTGCGTGGACGGCCAGTGCCGTGCGCAGTGCGAGTCCACCACGCAGTGCCCCGAGGACTTCTCCTGCCAGATTGGCTACTGCCTGCCGATTCCCCACGGCGGTGAGTGCCGCGCCAACTGCGACTGCCCCTCGGGCCAGGTCTGCACCAACGGCCAGTGCCGCTCGCCGCAGCCGGAGCCGGGCCAGACGTGCATGGCCAACTGCGACTGCCCCTCCGGCCAGGTGTGCACCAGCGGTTACTGCCGCGCGCCGACCCCGCCGCCTCCGCCTCCCGACGCGGGGCCGGGCCCGTACTGCTCCGCCAACTGCGACTGCCCCTCCGGTCAGGTCTGCACCAACGGCGCCTGCCGCGCGCCCACGCCGCCTCCCCCCGACGCGGGCACCAGCAACGTCTGCCGCGCCAACTGCGAGTGCCCGGAGAACCACGCGTGCACCGACGGCGTGTGCAAGCCCGTCAACCGCGGCAGCGGCAAGGCCTGCGTGGCCAACTGCGAGTGCCCCGCGGGCGAGCGCTGCGTCGAGAACGCGTGCTGGCTGTAG